In a genomic window of Tissierella sp. Yu-01:
- a CDS encoding MarR family winged helix-turn-helix transcriptional regulator, translating to MIQSDVSAQIKEIYQKITQLFQHKIDEYGLNFRLVFLTIKIQNNPNASQKELAEQVKITQGAMSGAIKKLIKLKMIEQIPLESDSRYNRLVVTNLGETIINDYKDFVHSQYQQMFDGFTEEELFELHEVFTKLNNNLDNMNKNIDFKSK from the coding sequence ATGATTCAATCTGATGTGTCTGCTCAAATCAAAGAGATTTATCAAAAAATAACTCAGCTATTCCAGCATAAAATTGATGAATATGGACTTAATTTTAGATTAGTGTTTCTCACTATTAAAATACAGAATAATCCAAATGCAAGTCAAAAAGAACTAGCTGAACAGGTTAAGATTACTCAGGGGGCTATGAGTGGTGCCATAAAAAAGCTAATCAAACTAAAAATGATAGAACAAATTCCTTTAGAATCTGATTCAAGGTATAACAGACTAGTAGTCACAAATTTAGGAGAGACTATTATAAATGATTATAAGGATTTTGTTCATAGCCAGTATCAACAAATGTTTGATGGTTTTACAGAAGAAGAGTTATTTGAATTACATGAGGTATTTACTAAGTTAAACAATAACTTGGATAATATGAATAAAAATATTGATTTCAAAAGTAAATAG
- a CDS encoding TIGR03905 family TSCPD domain-containing protein, producing MYQYTPREVCSKNIVFSIEDGLVKNVGFYGGCNGNLQGISRLIEGMPVDEAIEKLRGISCGGRTTSCPDQLALALELAIEQQAG from the coding sequence ATGTATCAATATACACCTAGGGAAGTATGCTCCAAGAATATTGTTTTTTCTATTGAAGACGGATTAGTTAAAAATGTTGGTTTCTATGGTGGCTGTAATGGTAATCTTCAAGGAATAAGCAGATTGATAGAAGGTATGCCTGTTGACGAAGCAATAGAAAAATTAAGAGGTATAAGCTGCGGAGGAAGAACTACTTCATGTCCAGATCAGTTAGCGCTTGCATTAGAGCTAGCAATTGAACAACAAGCAGGTTAA
- a CDS encoding S-layer homology domain-containing protein — protein sequence MKNLIKILSLTLIIALTLPTLTFASGYDFEIMDASEINGPSNWAKPEIDKAKEAGLLTANTDNYFKEDIIRSQFAELVVNMAEKATGKEIAPAPTSTFVDTTDTIILKAYSAGIVSGISKTEFSPSSYITREQIATMLHRAIIYVEKEKGKEYTTKNNSLEGYTDKNSVSSWAKEGVGVLANNNIMAGTSKTTLSPKNSATIEQSVLLVYRLYNIVSK from the coding sequence ATGAAAAATTTAATTAAGATATTGTCACTAACGCTTATAATAGCACTAACACTTCCTACTCTTACATTTGCAAGTGGTTATGATTTTGAAATAATGGATGCATCAGAAATTAATGGACCAAGTAATTGGGCAAAACCAGAAATAGACAAGGCTAAAGAAGCTGGTTTACTAACTGCCAACACAGATAATTATTTTAAAGAAGATATTATACGTAGTCAGTTTGCAGAGTTAGTAGTTAACATGGCAGAAAAAGCTACAGGTAAAGAAATAGCTCCGGCTCCAACATCAACTTTTGTAGATACTACTGATACAATTATTTTAAAGGCTTATAGTGCAGGAATAGTAAGTGGTATAAGCAAAACCGAATTTTCACCTAGTAGCTACATAACTAGGGAACAAATAGCAACAATGCTTCATAGAGCCATTATTTATGTAGAGAAGGAAAAAGGTAAAGAATATACAACTAAAAACAATAGTCTTGAAGGTTATACAGACAAAAACAGTGTATCTTCATGGGCAAAGGAAGGCGTAGGGGTATTAGCTAACAATAACATCATGGCAGGAACTTCAAAGACCACTTTATCACCTAAGAATTCCGCTACTATTGAACAAAGTGTATTGTTGGTTTATAGGCTTTACAATATAGTTTCAAAATAA
- a CDS encoding Glu/Leu/Phe/Val dehydrogenase, translating to MKIFDYLEKYDYEQLVFCQDRETGLKAVIAIHDTTLGPALGGLRIWDYETEEEAIIDALRLARGMTYKSSAAGLNLGGGKTVIIGNPAEIKSEELFRVFGRFLEGLGGRYITAEDVNTTTKDMSYINSETDYVAGLEGKSGNPSPVTAFGVFRGILAAANEVWGSDDLTGKVVAVQGLGSVGYSVCEQLHEAGAKLYVTDINKARIKQAVEELNATPVDPDEIYKVECDVFSPCAMGAIINDFTIEQLNCKIVAGSANNQLAEERHGDMLREKEILYVPDFVINSGGVINVFEELQGYNKERAMNRAAAIYDACMKVFEISKRDDIPTYKAAERMAEERIKAISKVNSIYLKK from the coding sequence ATGAAAATCTTTGATTACCTGGAGAAATATGATTACGAACAACTGGTATTTTGCCAAGATCGTGAAACTGGATTAAAGGCAGTTATCGCAATTCATGACACAACACTAGGTCCAGCCCTTGGAGGATTAAGAATTTGGGATTATGAAACTGAAGAAGAGGCTATAATTGACGCTTTAAGGTTAGCTAGAGGTATGACATATAAGAGTTCCGCAGCAGGCTTAAATTTAGGTGGTGGCAAGACGGTTATTATAGGTAATCCTGCTGAGATAAAGAGTGAGGAATTGTTCAGGGTATTTGGTAGATTCCTCGAAGGATTAGGTGGCAGATATATCACTGCAGAAGACGTGAATACTACTACTAAAGATATGTCTTATATAAATTCTGAAACTGATTACGTAGCAGGATTAGAAGGCAAAAGTGGAAATCCATCTCCAGTTACAGCATTTGGTGTTTTTAGGGGGATATTAGCAGCAGCAAACGAGGTTTGGGGCAGTGATGATTTAACTGGTAAAGTTGTAGCTGTTCAAGGTCTAGGTTCTGTAGGATACTCTGTATGTGAACAATTGCATGAAGCTGGAGCTAAATTATATGTTACTGATATAAATAAGGCTAGAATTAAACAGGCAGTAGAGGAGCTTAATGCTACTCCAGTTGATCCAGATGAAATTTATAAAGTTGAATGTGATGTGTTTTCACCATGTGCCATGGGCGCAATTATAAATGACTTTACTATTGAACAATTAAATTGTAAGATAGTTGCTGGCTCGGCTAATAACCAACTAGCAGAAGAAAGACATGGGGATATGCTAAGGGAAAAAGAAATACTGTACGTACCTGACTTTGTAATCAATAGTGGTGGAGTAATAAATGTATTTGAAGAATTACAAGGATATAATAAAGAGCGTGCAATGAATAGAGCTGCAGCTATCTATGATGCATGTATGAAAGTATTTGAAATATCAAAGAGAGATGATATTCCTACTTATAAAGCAGCTGAAAGAATGGCTGAAGAACGTATTAAAGCTATTAGTAAAGTAAATTCTATATATTTGAAAAAGTAA
- a CDS encoding ABC transporter ATP-binding protein, which produces MTQQKGSKRLRPNDPKKTLIRLFSYFKFNKVLFISGILFIVLSSIAQIGANAMLSPIIDTLIGDHNRGLFIKYLIFMGLLVILISIGEYIGNLFMARLAQKTVHKIREDMFKHMEKLPIPYFDTHSHGELMSTFTNDVDMLNQSLEQSVSQILISAVTVVGTFIMMLVISPILTLIVVFMLVVMLTFVKVVGQKSAKNFRAQQAALADMNGYIEEMMSGQKVVKVFNYEERTIADFNRRNEELRKSSTQASTYGVMLMPIMGNLTYVLYAFISMAGAFLVMKNALSIGNIAAFLQYTRTISRPITQVSNQLNTLFAALAGAERIFDILDEDIEIDKGDVELVKDHFDKGKHAWKVSTEKGKFEYIPVEGYITFNDVDFGYVPGQRVLKDINLYAKPSQKIAFVGSTGAGKTTITNLINRFYEITDGTILYDGIDIKRIRKHDLRSTMSIVLQDVHLFEGTVADNIRYGRLDATDEEVKEAAKLANAHYFIKHLPKGYDTMLTTDGQNLSQGERQLLSIARAAIADPTILILDEATSSVDTRTEKLISEGMDKLMEGRTTFVIAHRLSTVRDSNAIMVLEQGQIIERGDHDDLMKQQGRYYALNTGAIELE; this is translated from the coding sequence ATGACACAGCAAAAAGGTTCTAAAAGACTACGTCCCAATGATCCAAAGAAAACATTAATTAGGCTATTTAGTTATTTTAAATTTAACAAGGTTCTATTTATCTCAGGAATTTTATTTATAGTATTGAGTTCTATTGCTCAAATTGGAGCTAATGCTATGCTAAGCCCTATAATTGACACATTAATTGGAGACCACAATAGGGGATTATTTATCAAGTATTTAATTTTTATGGGATTGCTTGTTATTCTAATATCTATTGGTGAATATATTGGTAATTTATTTATGGCAAGACTTGCTCAAAAAACAGTCCATAAAATACGTGAAGATATGTTTAAACACATGGAAAAATTACCTATTCCATATTTTGATACTCATTCCCACGGTGAGTTAATGTCAACTTTTACTAATGATGTGGATATGTTAAATCAATCTCTTGAGCAGAGCGTTTCACAAATTCTCATATCGGCAGTAACAGTAGTGGGTACATTTATAATGATGCTAGTAATAAGTCCAATCCTTACATTGATAGTTGTATTTATGCTAGTAGTTATGCTTACATTTGTTAAAGTTGTAGGACAAAAATCAGCTAAAAACTTTCGAGCTCAACAGGCTGCATTGGCTGATATGAACGGTTATATAGAAGAGATGATGTCAGGCCAAAAGGTTGTTAAGGTGTTTAATTATGAGGAACGAACCATAGCTGACTTTAATAGAAGAAATGAGGAGTTAAGGAAGTCAAGCACTCAGGCATCAACGTATGGCGTTATGCTTATGCCTATAATGGGAAATTTAACCTATGTTTTATATGCTTTCATATCCATGGCAGGTGCATTTTTAGTAATGAAAAATGCATTGAGTATAGGTAATATAGCAGCGTTTTTACAATATACAAGAACCATATCCAGGCCTATAACTCAGGTTTCTAACCAGCTTAATACATTGTTTGCTGCTTTAGCAGGAGCCGAAAGAATATTCGATATATTAGATGAAGATATTGAAATTGATAAGGGTGATGTAGAGCTTGTAAAAGATCATTTTGATAAGGGTAAACATGCTTGGAAAGTCTCAACAGAAAAGGGCAAGTTTGAGTATATACCTGTAGAAGGATATATTACCTTTAATGATGTGGATTTTGGTTATGTACCAGGGCAAAGGGTTTTAAAAGATATAAATTTATATGCAAAACCAAGTCAGAAGATTGCCTTTGTTGGTTCTACGGGAGCTGGTAAAACTACAATAACCAACTTAATTAATAGATTCTATGAAATAACTGATGGAACGATTCTTTATGATGGTATAGATATAAAAAGAATCAGAAAACATGATTTGAGAAGTACAATGAGTATAGTACTTCAGGATGTACATCTATTTGAAGGAACTGTAGCTGATAACATAAGATATGGAAGACTTGATGCAACAGATGAGGAAGTAAAGGAAGCTGCAAAGCTTGCCAATGCACATTACTTTATAAAGCATCTACCAAAAGGTTATGATACAATGCTTACAACAGATGGTCAAAATCTTTCACAAGGTGAAAGACAATTGCTATCCATAGCTAGAGCGGCAATTGCAGATCCTACTATTCTTATACTTGATGAAGCAACTTCCTCAGTAGATACAAGAACTGAAAAACTTATATCTGAAGGTATGGATAAACTCATGGAAGGAAGAACAACCTTTGTTATAGCACATAGATTGTCGACAGTAAGAGATTCTAATGCCATTATGGTTCTTGAACAGGGGCAAATTATCGAACGTGGTGACCACGATGATTTGATGAAACAACAAGGAAGATATTATGCATTAAATACAGGTGCAATTGAATTGGAATAA
- a CDS encoding TetR/AcrR family transcriptional regulator: MKTIKDGEVRRRQILDAARELFVSKGYDRTSVNDILKIVDIAKGTFYYYFASKEEVLEEIILDIVEEGAIKAKKVLEDKSIPLVSRIMMAIMAQAPEFEGSNVIAEEIHKVENAKLERLYLKQMLNRMVPTLEEPVLEGIEQGIFHMEYPKECIESILLLGHMMFDCNIFDWKIEEHPKKIQAFLRNAERILGTKEGELKVFLQMFNQ; this comes from the coding sequence ATGAAAACAATTAAAGATGGCGAAGTAAGAAGACGTCAGATATTAGATGCAGCAAGGGAATTATTCGTCAGCAAAGGATATGATCGGACTTCTGTTAACGATATACTAAAAATTGTGGATATTGCTAAAGGTACCTTTTATTATTATTTTGCTTCTAAGGAAGAAGTACTAGAAGAAATTATCCTTGATATAGTTGAAGAAGGTGCAATAAAGGCAAAGAAGGTTCTAGAGGATAAATCAATTCCATTGGTAAGCCGTATTATGATGGCAATAATGGCCCAAGCTCCAGAGTTTGAGGGGTCAAATGTGATTGCTGAAGAAATTCATAAGGTTGAGAATGCGAAGTTAGAACGGTTATATTTAAAACAAATGCTTAATAGAATGGTTCCCACATTAGAGGAACCTGTTCTTGAGGGTATTGAACAGGGGATTTTTCATATGGAGTATCCAAAGGAATGCATAGAATCCATTTTATTGTTAGGACACATGATGTTTGATTGTAATATTTTTGACTGGAAAATAGAGGAGCATCCAAAGAAGATACAGGCATTTTTGCGTAATGCTGAGAGAATTCTGGGGACAAAAGAAGGGGAGCTTAAAGTATTTTTACAGATGTTCAACCAATGA
- the cobT gene encoding nicotinate-nucleotide--dimethylbenzimidazole phosphoribosyltransferase: MNKEFHGISDIKLTDEKELQAALEDIIRGIKELDFTSTKGMQKRLDAKIKPTKSLGVLEDIGIQLAGIQRTSYPEIKGKAVLLMAGDHGVVKEGVSAAPQEVTAQLFYSYLSGGGGINVLSNNAGAKLICTDIGIAGPLDPPELMVNRIKNGTDNIAEGAAMTRKEALQALFIGAKIASDAIESGINILATGEVGIGNTTPSAALISAFTGCSVEEATGSGTGLKDEALKNKHEIIKKAIKVNNPDINDPIDTLSKVGGLEIAAMTGSILEAAYHNVPTILDGIISSAAALVAAKLNPYTIEYMIPSHSSEEQGQLIALRHMGLSPRLFLNMRLGEGTGAALMFPMVEAALKIADEMATFETSGVSTGEFLVDDEDEN; the protein is encoded by the coding sequence ATGAACAAAGAATTTCATGGAATTTCAGACATCAAGCTTACAGATGAAAAAGAACTTCAGGCTGCATTGGAAGATATTATAAGAGGTATAAAAGAATTGGATTTTACCTCAACTAAAGGGATGCAAAAGAGACTTGATGCTAAGATTAAACCAACAAAGAGTTTAGGTGTATTAGAGGATATTGGCATCCAGTTGGCAGGAATCCAACGTACTTCATACCCTGAGATAAAAGGGAAAGCTGTTCTTTTAATGGCAGGAGATCATGGTGTTGTAAAGGAAGGGGTAAGTGCAGCTCCACAAGAAGTAACTGCTCAATTATTTTATAGCTACCTAAGCGGGGGAGGTGGCATCAATGTATTGTCTAATAATGCTGGTGCAAAACTTATATGTACAGATATAGGCATAGCTGGCCCTCTTGATCCGCCTGAACTTATGGTAAATCGTATTAAAAATGGAACAGATAACATTGCAGAAGGTGCTGCAATGACAAGGAAGGAGGCTCTTCAAGCTTTATTTATAGGTGCTAAAATTGCCTCTGATGCAATAGAGTCTGGAATAAATATTTTAGCAACAGGTGAAGTTGGTATTGGGAATACTACTCCAAGTGCAGCTTTAATATCTGCATTTACGGGATGTAGTGTGGAAGAAGCAACTGGTAGTGGAACTGGACTAAAGGATGAAGCTTTAAAAAACAAACATGAGATAATAAAGAAAGCAATAAAGGTGAATAATCCTGATATTAATGATCCAATAGATACATTGTCAAAGGTAGGAGGATTGGAAATTGCTGCAATGACAGGATCAATATTAGAAGCGGCTTATCATAATGTACCAACAATTTTAGATGGAATTATATCTTCTGCAGCAGCTCTTGTTGCGGCAAAACTAAATCCTTATACTATTGAATATATGATACCTTCTCACTCTTCAGAAGAACAAGGTCAATTAATAGCTTTAAGGCATATGGGATTAAGCCCAAGACTGTTTTTGAACATGAGATTGGGGGAAGGTACAGGTGCTGCTTTGATGTTCCCAATGGTTGAAGCAGCCTTAAAGATTGCAGATGAAATGGCTACATTTGAGACATCAGGAGTATCTACAGGAGAGTTTCTTGTAGATGATGAAGATGAAAATTAA
- a CDS encoding ABC transporter ATP-binding protein produces the protein MKKILPFMKKYTLYAISSPILMILEVLADIFIPYLMSLIVDVGIANRDIDYIVKIGLIMVGAAVVAMLFGVLSAHAGARAGYGFAAEIRKETFRKVQGFSFANLDEFSVSSLITRLTNDCNTLGQVTMMSLRMAIRAPFMMIFALIMAVNINAPLARVFMVAIPVTVIIISAILTKARPLFIKLQTKVDRVNAIIQENLTAIKVVKSFNRQKHEEDRFQERNDDLRDNALQAITLVIFLLPVLNLVIYSTIIAVLWFGGQQVVLGTMGSGELISFITYITQIMMSLMMLSFFFMQLLRGSASLSRIKEILDTESEIKEISKPVKDLKDGSISFNDVSFSYPSSSEMILKNINFEIRNGEVLGIIGSTGSSKSSLVQLIPRLYDVTKGSVSVGGLDVKQYDIKALRDQVAFVLQKNVLFSGTIRENMKWGNENATDEEIIQALKHAQAWEFVSKFEDGLDHRVEQGGDNFSGGQKQRLTIARALIKSPKILILDDSTSAIDMTTDAKIQKIFKEELSHITTIIIAQRISSIQHADRIIVMHEGEIESLGDHETLMNISPIYREIYESQQKGVIAE, from the coding sequence TTGAAAAAAATATTACCATTCATGAAGAAATATACATTGTATGCAATCTCAAGCCCTATTTTAATGATATTAGAAGTATTGGCGGATATCTTTATTCCATATCTTATGTCATTAATAGTAGATGTAGGAATTGCAAATAGAGATATAGATTATATCGTTAAAATTGGACTTATAATGGTAGGAGCGGCAGTAGTTGCGATGCTCTTTGGTGTATTAAGCGCCCATGCTGGAGCTAGGGCTGGTTATGGATTTGCTGCTGAAATAAGAAAGGAAACATTTAGAAAAGTACAAGGATTCTCCTTTGCAAATCTTGATGAGTTTTCAGTATCATCACTAATTACGAGACTTACCAATGATTGTAATACATTAGGCCAGGTAACAATGATGAGTTTACGTATGGCTATAAGAGCACCTTTTATGATGATATTTGCTCTTATTATGGCTGTTAACATAAATGCACCGCTAGCGAGGGTTTTTATGGTGGCTATACCGGTTACAGTAATTATAATATCAGCTATTTTAACTAAGGCAAGACCATTATTCATAAAGCTACAAACAAAAGTAGATAGAGTTAATGCTATCATACAAGAAAACTTAACAGCTATAAAGGTTGTAAAAAGCTTTAACAGACAGAAACATGAAGAAGATAGATTTCAGGAAAGAAATGATGATTTAAGAGATAATGCACTGCAAGCTATTACCCTTGTCATCTTCTTATTGCCTGTATTAAATCTTGTGATATATTCCACTATTATTGCAGTTCTATGGTTTGGAGGCCAACAGGTAGTTTTAGGTACAATGGGTAGTGGAGAATTAATTTCTTTTATTACCTATATTACTCAGATTATGATGTCATTGATGATGCTTTCATTCTTCTTTATGCAATTACTTCGTGGTTCTGCATCCTTAAGCAGAATCAAGGAAATATTGGATACAGAATCAGAAATAAAGGAAATTTCAAAGCCAGTTAAGGACCTAAAAGATGGGTCAATTAGCTTCAATGATGTAAGCTTTAGTTATCCTAGCAGCTCGGAGATGATATTAAAGAATATAAACTTTGAAATAAGAAATGGAGAAGTTCTTGGAATTATAGGTTCTACAGGATCATCAAAATCTTCACTTGTTCAATTAATACCGCGTCTTTATGATGTAACTAAAGGCTCTGTCTCAGTTGGAGGTTTGGATGTAAAACAATATGATATAAAGGCATTAAGAGATCAAGTTGCATTTGTATTGCAAAAGAATGTATTGTTTTCAGGAACAATACGAGAAAACATGAAATGGGGCAATGAAAATGCTACTGATGAGGAGATTATACAGGCATTAAAGCATGCACAGGCATGGGAGTTTGTATCCAAGTTTGAAGATGGACTAGATCATAGAGTAGAACAGGGAGGAGACAATTTCTCAGGGGGTCAAAAACAAAGATTGACCATAGCAAGAGCATTGATAAAATCACCTAAGATTCTTATATTAGATGATTCAACAAGTGCTATAGATATGACTACTGATGCTAAAATCCAAAAGATTTTTAAAGAAGAATTAAGCCATATTACAACAATCATAATTGCACAAAGAATTTCATCAATCCAGCATGCTGATAGAATTATAGTAATGCATGAGGGTGAGATAGAATCATTGGGTGACCATGAAACATTGATGAACATTTCACCTATTTATAGAGAAATTTATGAATCACAGCAGAAAGGGGTGATTGCAGAATGA
- a CDS encoding MEDS domain-containing protein → MGGCQRETGIDIIGKVRWGTHMAQLYSNKSDIFEIVVPYFKTGLKNNEQCVYIYSQDSSYEEVETILRNSIENVNKYIEMGQLLLIPYTEWYLLDGIFDEVRVNRQWLELSEGSISKGFDGLRAVGGTYWVEKKYNKAFFNYEFNIGAFIKNLPIVVLCLYDTNKVDTLETAKIIRSHTYTLTKHDNQYEMIKNMELILMDKQLANREHLYKRVIQLLPDIVFIHDEYNIYYCNKAAFYLTGISVEDLPCDKSVLDFVITRQKNKFRKHIKNVLNINRESHFIEVQFICSDGNIKVMEIVSSKNLYNGKPALISVFRDKTECKRIDELEKDVKKNKELLNNVIEHEKIKTEYFSNFSHELRTPINVILGAIQLFELDEEFLQEKYNSYLKSMKQNCLRLIRLVNNIIDINKLDANVYEINKKNYDIVSLVEEITLSVVDYAKNKYITIAFDTNVEEKVIACDQDKIERIILNLISNAIKFTHNGGHILVSVIDCDDTVKIIVKDNGIGIPTEKHQSIFNRYEQVDKSLRRECEGSGIGLSIVKALVEIHGGSIILNSELGKGSEFIVELPSETLISNSNLISDGLYYKHNHKHFVERINVEFSDIYS, encoded by the coding sequence ATGGGGGGATGTCAAAGGGAGACCGGGATTGATATAATTGGAAAAGTCAGATGGGGTACTCACATGGCACAGCTATATTCAAATAAATCGGATATATTTGAAATAGTGGTGCCTTATTTTAAGACGGGTCTAAAAAATAACGAACAATGTGTATATATTTATTCTCAAGACAGTAGTTATGAAGAGGTTGAAACAATTTTAAGAAATTCAATTGAGAATGTTAATAAATATATAGAAATGGGTCAGCTTTTACTAATTCCATATACAGAATGGTATTTACTAGATGGTATTTTTGATGAAGTAAGGGTTAATAGACAGTGGTTAGAATTATCAGAAGGATCAATAAGTAAGGGATTTGATGGCCTTAGAGCTGTTGGAGGTACATATTGGGTAGAAAAAAAATACAATAAGGCTTTTTTTAATTATGAATTTAATATTGGTGCCTTCATAAAGAATTTGCCTATTGTAGTGCTTTGTCTTTATGATACTAATAAAGTAGATACACTTGAAACAGCAAAGATCATAAGGAGCCATACCTACACATTAACTAAGCATGATAATCAATATGAAATGATTAAAAATATGGAACTTATATTAATGGACAAGCAGTTAGCAAATAGGGAACATCTATATAAGAGAGTAATACAACTTCTACCAGATATTGTTTTTATACATGATGAATATAATATATATTATTGTAATAAAGCTGCATTTTACCTTACAGGGATAAGTGTTGAGGATCTTCCCTGTGATAAATCTGTGTTAGATTTTGTCATAACTAGGCAAAAGAATAAGTTTAGAAAACATATAAAAAACGTTCTTAATATTAATAGAGAATCTCACTTTATTGAAGTGCAGTTTATATGTTCAGATGGAAATATAAAAGTTATGGAAATAGTATCTTCAAAAAATTTATATAATGGGAAGCCTGCCCTAATTTCAGTTTTCAGAGATAAAACCGAATGTAAGAGGATTGACGAATTAGAAAAGGATGTTAAGAAAAATAAGGAGCTTCTCAATAACGTAATTGAGCATGAGAAAATAAAAACTGAGTATTTCTCTAACTTCTCTCATGAACTTAGAACTCCTATAAATGTAATATTAGGAGCTATTCAGCTATTTGAATTAGATGAGGAGTTTTTACAAGAAAAATATAATAGTTACTTAAAGAGCATGAAACAAAATTGTCTTCGATTAATCAGACTTGTTAACAACATCATAGATATCAATAAACTAGATGCAAATGTTTATGAAATTAACAAAAAAAATTATGATATAGTTAGTTTGGTTGAAGAGATAACTCTTTCTGTGGTTGATTATGCAAAAAACAAGTATATTACCATAGCTTTTGATACCAATGTGGAAGAAAAAGTAATAGCATGTGACCAAGATAAAATAGAGCGAATTATTCTAAATTTAATTTCGAATGCTATAAAATTTACACATAATGGTGGCCATATTTTAGTTTCTGTAATCGATTGTGATGATACTGTAAAGATAATAGTGAAGGATAATGGAATAGGAATACCTACGGAAAAACATCAGAGCATCTTCAATAGATATGAGCAGGTGGATAAGTCCTTAAGACGAGAATGTGAAGGAAGTGGAATTGGCTTGTCTATAGTTAAAGCATTAGTGGAAATTCATGGTGGTAGTATTATTTTGAATAGTGAATTAGGAAAGGGTAGTGAGTTTATAGTAGAATTACCATCTGAAACATTAATAAGTAACTCTAATTTAATTAGTGATGGGTTATACTATAAACACAATCATAAACATTTTGTTGAACGCATAAATGTTGAGTTTTCAGATATATATTCTTAA